From a region of the Mercurialis annua linkage group LG1-X, ddMerAnnu1.2, whole genome shotgun sequence genome:
- the LOC126674793 gene encoding auxin-induced protein X10A, with protein sequence MEQKKNGIFNAAVRMVQKSVVSGKRSSSDSYCYNEFVPVDVEEGHLAIIATDREESRRFVVPLGLLNHPIFLNLLEKAAEEYDFDCDGIVTVPCKPSEFQKILAQWHSQIWGLRV encoded by the coding sequence ATGGAGCAAAAGAAGAACGGTATATTTAATGCAGCAGTAAGAATGGTGCAAAAGAGTGTTGTATCTGGTAAAAGATCGTCATCAGATTCTTACTGTTATAATGAATTTGTCCCAGTTGATGTTGAAGAAGGACATCTCGCAATTATAGCTACGGATAGAGAAGAAAGCAGAAGATTTGTTGTTCCATTAGGGTTACTGAATCATCCTATTTTCTTGAATCTTTTGGAAAAAGCAGCTGAAGAATATGATTTTGACTGTGATGGTATAGTTACAGTTCCTTGTAAGCCAAGTGAGTTTCAGAAGATATTGGCTCAATGGCATTCGCAAATATGGGGTCTTCGAGTTTAg